The Euphorbia lathyris chromosome 2, ddEupLath1.1, whole genome shotgun sequence genome includes a window with the following:
- the LOC136220370 gene encoding transcription factor DICHOTOMA isoform X1 has product MTFVTYLCCAVFLSRPPRTSSPIETDAFSSFYYPIVPSLFSFLLMSFSEMFPYKPFFNDITSNFKHLDHHQTPDSFFHFNPSSYDDLFHNQNPDLLLQEQQQQQVMKEMENINALYNFNAEDFEINKISSNEQVVMKKRCSKRDRHSKINTAQGPRDRRMRLSLKVAREFFDLQDKLCFDKASKTVEWLLLQARSAIINLSSVTSTNININNQSTAASSTSECEVVSGIEDEAAAAAVKEDNNESKAKTKVGKVGKKTKACSRKSAFHPQAKESREKARAKARERTRKKIEDAKMNGFNQLNCWNIPFETAEESATQSHSHSHSHSVNPCISEVEAPITSPLATSESITDESWAAIGKWSPFPSLSHLYNSGFPQEQNQITDLQTLCKPIWESL; this is encoded by the exons ATGACATTTGTTACTTACTTGTGCTGTGCTGTCTTTCTCAGCCGTCCTCCAAG AACATCTTCTCCGATTGAAACAGATGCTTTTTCTTCCTTTTACTACCCAATAGTTCCTTCCCTTTTCTCCTTCCTTCTTATGTCATTCTCCGAAATGTTTCCCTATAAGCCTTTTTTCAATGACATCACTTCCAATTTCAAACACTTAGATCACCACCAAACTCCCGATTCTTTCTTCCACTTCAATCCTTCTTCTTATGACGATCTCTTTCACAATCAAAACCCTGACCTTTTACTCCAGGagcagcaacaacaacaagtgatgaaggagatggagaatATTAATGCTCTCTATAATTTTAATGCAGAAGATTTTGAAATAAACAAGATCAGTAGCAATGAGCAGGTCGTTATGAAGAAAAGATGTTCAAAGAGGGATCGGCATAGCAAGATTAACACAGCTCAAGGACCAAGAGATCGGAGAATGAGACTGTCACTTAAAGTTGCTAGAGAATTCTTTGATCTGCAGGATAAATTATGCTTTGATAAAGCTAGCAAGACTGTTGAATGGCTGCTTTTACAGGCACGTTCAGCAATCATCAATCTATCTTCTGTCACAAGtactaatattaatattaataatcaaAGTACTGCTGCATCTTCTACTTCTGAATGTGAAGTAGTGTCCGGAATTGAAGATGAAGCAGCAGCGGCGGCTGTTAAAGAGGACAACAATGAATCCAAAGCCAAAACTAAGGTTGGGAAAGTAGGGAAAAAGACTAAAGCTTGTTCACGTAAAAGTGCATTTCATCCCCAAGCGAAAGAGTCGAGAGAGAAGGCGAGAGCCAAAGCTAGGGAAAGAACAAGGAAAAAAATTGAAGATGCTAAAATGAACGGTTTCAATCAATTGAACTGCTGGAATATTCCGTTTGAAACCGCTGAAGAATCTGCGACTCAAAGCCACTCCCACTCCCACTCCCACTCCGTTAATCCTTGTATAAGTGAGGTTGAAGCTCCGATAACTTCCCCGTTAGCTACATCGGAAAGTATAACCGACGAATCTTGGGCGGCTATCGGAAAGTGGAGTCCGTTCCCTAGTCTCAGTCATCTATACAATTCAGGATTTCCTCAAGAA CAGAATCAAATCACAGATTTGCAAACTTTGTGCAAACCAATATGGGAGTCTCTTTGA
- the LOC136220370 gene encoding transcription factor DICHOTOMA isoform X3 produces MSFSEMFPYKPFFNDITSNFKHLDHHQTPDSFFHFNPSSYDDLFHNQNPDLLLQEQQQQQVMKEMENINALYNFNAEDFEINKISSNEQVVMKKRCSKRDRHSKINTAQGPRDRRMRLSLKVAREFFDLQDKLCFDKASKTVEWLLLQARSAIINLSSVTSTNININNQSTAASSTSECEVVSGIEDEAAAAAVKEDNNESKAKTKVGKVGKKTKACSRKSAFHPQAKESREKARAKARERTRKKIEDAKMNGFNQLNCWNIPFETAEESATQSHSHSHSHSVNPCISEVEAPITSPLATSESITDESWAAIGKWSPFPSLSHLYNSGFPQEQNQITDLQTLCKPIWESL; encoded by the exons ATGTCATTCTCCGAAATGTTTCCCTATAAGCCTTTTTTCAATGACATCACTTCCAATTTCAAACACTTAGATCACCACCAAACTCCCGATTCTTTCTTCCACTTCAATCCTTCTTCTTATGACGATCTCTTTCACAATCAAAACCCTGACCTTTTACTCCAGGagcagcaacaacaacaagtgatgaaggagatggagaatATTAATGCTCTCTATAATTTTAATGCAGAAGATTTTGAAATAAACAAGATCAGTAGCAATGAGCAGGTCGTTATGAAGAAAAGATGTTCAAAGAGGGATCGGCATAGCAAGATTAACACAGCTCAAGGACCAAGAGATCGGAGAATGAGACTGTCACTTAAAGTTGCTAGAGAATTCTTTGATCTGCAGGATAAATTATGCTTTGATAAAGCTAGCAAGACTGTTGAATGGCTGCTTTTACAGGCACGTTCAGCAATCATCAATCTATCTTCTGTCACAAGtactaatattaatattaataatcaaAGTACTGCTGCATCTTCTACTTCTGAATGTGAAGTAGTGTCCGGAATTGAAGATGAAGCAGCAGCGGCGGCTGTTAAAGAGGACAACAATGAATCCAAAGCCAAAACTAAGGTTGGGAAAGTAGGGAAAAAGACTAAAGCTTGTTCACGTAAAAGTGCATTTCATCCCCAAGCGAAAGAGTCGAGAGAGAAGGCGAGAGCCAAAGCTAGGGAAAGAACAAGGAAAAAAATTGAAGATGCTAAAATGAACGGTTTCAATCAATTGAACTGCTGGAATATTCCGTTTGAAACCGCTGAAGAATCTGCGACTCAAAGCCACTCCCACTCCCACTCCCACTCCGTTAATCCTTGTATAAGTGAGGTTGAAGCTCCGATAACTTCCCCGTTAGCTACATCGGAAAGTATAACCGACGAATCTTGGGCGGCTATCGGAAAGTGGAGTCCGTTCCCTAGTCTCAGTCATCTATACAATTCAGGATTTCCTCAAGAA CAGAATCAAATCACAGATTTGCAAACTTTGTGCAAACCAATATGGGAGTCTCTTTGA
- the LOC136220370 gene encoding transcription factor DICHOTOMA isoform X2, which yields MTFVTYLCCAVFLSRPPRTSSPIETDAFSSFYYPIVPSLFSFLLMSFSEMFPYKPFFNDITSNFKHLDHHQTPDSFFHFNPSSYDDLFHNQNPDLLLQEQQQQQVMKEMENINALYNFNAEDFEINKISSNEQVVMKKRCSKRDRHSKINTAQGPRDRRMRLSLKVAREFFDLQDKLCFDKASKTVEWLLLQARSAIINLSSVTSTNININNQSTAASSTSECEVVSGIEDEAAAAAVKEDNNESKAKTKVGKVGKKTKACSRKSAFHPQAKESREKARAKARERTRKKIEDAKMNGFNQLNCWNIPFETAEESATQSHSHSHSHSVNPCISEVEAPITSPLATSESITDESWAAIGKWSPFPSLSHLYNSGFPQENQITDLQTLCKPIWESL from the exons ATGACATTTGTTACTTACTTGTGCTGTGCTGTCTTTCTCAGCCGTCCTCCAAG AACATCTTCTCCGATTGAAACAGATGCTTTTTCTTCCTTTTACTACCCAATAGTTCCTTCCCTTTTCTCCTTCCTTCTTATGTCATTCTCCGAAATGTTTCCCTATAAGCCTTTTTTCAATGACATCACTTCCAATTTCAAACACTTAGATCACCACCAAACTCCCGATTCTTTCTTCCACTTCAATCCTTCTTCTTATGACGATCTCTTTCACAATCAAAACCCTGACCTTTTACTCCAGGagcagcaacaacaacaagtgatgaaggagatggagaatATTAATGCTCTCTATAATTTTAATGCAGAAGATTTTGAAATAAACAAGATCAGTAGCAATGAGCAGGTCGTTATGAAGAAAAGATGTTCAAAGAGGGATCGGCATAGCAAGATTAACACAGCTCAAGGACCAAGAGATCGGAGAATGAGACTGTCACTTAAAGTTGCTAGAGAATTCTTTGATCTGCAGGATAAATTATGCTTTGATAAAGCTAGCAAGACTGTTGAATGGCTGCTTTTACAGGCACGTTCAGCAATCATCAATCTATCTTCTGTCACAAGtactaatattaatattaataatcaaAGTACTGCTGCATCTTCTACTTCTGAATGTGAAGTAGTGTCCGGAATTGAAGATGAAGCAGCAGCGGCGGCTGTTAAAGAGGACAACAATGAATCCAAAGCCAAAACTAAGGTTGGGAAAGTAGGGAAAAAGACTAAAGCTTGTTCACGTAAAAGTGCATTTCATCCCCAAGCGAAAGAGTCGAGAGAGAAGGCGAGAGCCAAAGCTAGGGAAAGAACAAGGAAAAAAATTGAAGATGCTAAAATGAACGGTTTCAATCAATTGAACTGCTGGAATATTCCGTTTGAAACCGCTGAAGAATCTGCGACTCAAAGCCACTCCCACTCCCACTCCCACTCCGTTAATCCTTGTATAAGTGAGGTTGAAGCTCCGATAACTTCCCCGTTAGCTACATCGGAAAGTATAACCGACGAATCTTGGGCGGCTATCGGAAAGTGGAGTCCGTTCCCTAGTCTCAGTCATCTATACAATTCAGGATTTCCTCAAGAA AATCAAATCACAGATTTGCAAACTTTGTGCAAACCAATATGGGAGTCTCTTTGA